A stretch of the Panicum virgatum strain AP13 chromosome 9N, P.virgatum_v5, whole genome shotgun sequence genome encodes the following:
- the LOC120690666 gene encoding uncharacterized protein LOC120690666, producing MLQRLRYLEVIGCDMMQELDIKAPNISTFFYGGCCRQLSLGETLQKENIHMIFSGAVHYAHVELPSSMPNLKIATIRSSGEMANIPMLHSKFLHLKKLSIALSTITFSPAYDYFSLVSFLDACPFLENLILDVRFCSYFCDFSSYHSGTMTILFLFILGIKDRDGACLHFHGSLEPEEDARTLASQGEESEDPRIHVCKEAD from the exons ATGCTGCAGCGGCTCAGGTACCTAGAGGTTATTGGTTGTGATATGATGCAAGAGTTAGACATCAAAGCTCCAAATATATCCACCTTCTTCTACGGAGGATGTTGTCGTCAACTGTCACTTGGAGAAACACTGCAAAAGGAGAACATACACATGATATTCTCAGGCGCAGTTCATTATGCTCATGTGGAACTTCCGTCCAGCATGCCAAACCTTAAAATTGCTACTATACGTTCGAGTGGAGAG ATGGCCAATATACCAATGCTGCATAGCAAATTTCTCCACCTCAAGAAGCTAAGTATTGCTCTTAGCACAATAACCTTTTCTCCGGCCTATGATTATTTTTCGCTGGTTTCATTTCTTGATGCTTGTCCCTTCTTGGAGAATTTGATCTTGGATGTAAGATTCTGTTCATATTTCTGTGATTTTAGTAGCTATCACAGTGGAACGATGACTATACTTTTCCTTTTCATCTTAGGTATCAAAGACAGAGATGGAGCATGTCTCCATTTTCACGGATCCCTCGAACCTGAGGAAGATGCAAGGACACTAGCATCACAAGGTGAAGAGAGTGAAGATCCTAGGATTCACGTCTGCAAGGAGGCTGATTGA
- the LOC120687884 gene encoding photosynthetic NDH subunit of subcomplex B 2, chloroplastic-like, producing MVAASCPRQSFNKYLFLKRARKRARGKNATGETDKLSILEGFPPLLSQTHPSTPAPMAASSILPLHLPSCARRATTMRAAAAAAATTTAQALEESFGRKGLKFVADPAGGASTAELSVRNGSSLHLRLGDGLVTSYSPKVYWKDDGCREVLHTVADPGGDPAKAKGGVGLVLNEVSSSGGAQSLIDGSAWAIKDVDSDSYDAVQVELGCTKGKLDISYVVTLYPLSMATAVIVRNTGTKPVELTSAVLSHIKFDKRGGTAVEGLRGCPYCSHPPPAAGFSLLSPTEAMKREDPGWFSGGGEEPRQGVWIVEEDQYTVLKKKVSRVYAAPPEERKKRIYSTAPSKFTTIDQYSGLGFRLVRMGFEDMYLSSPGGMYDKFGSDYFLCTGPASMLVPVVVNPGEEWRAAQVIEHDNL from the exons ATGGTGGCAGCTTCGTGCCCGCGCCAATCGTTTAATAAATATCTCTTCCTGAAAAGAGCACGGAAAAGAGCGAGAGGGAAGAACGCGACAGGAGAAACCGATAAACTATCTATCCTGGAGGGCTTCCCGCCGCTCCTCTCCCAGACCCACCCCTCCACTCCAGCTCCAATGGCCGCCTCCTCCATCCTCCCGCTCCACCTCCCGTCCTGCGCGCGCCGGGCCACCAccatgcgcgccgccgccgcagcggcggcgaccacgACCGCGCAGGCCCTGGAGGAGTCGTTCGGGCGGAAGGGCCTCAAGTTCGTCGCCGACCCGGCCGGCGGGGCCTCCACGGCGGAGCTGAGCGTGCGGAACGGCAGCTCCctgcacctccggctcggcgaCGGCCTCGTCACGTCTTACAGCCCCAAGGTGTACTGGAAGGACGACGGGTGCAGGGAGGTGCTGCACACCGTGGCGGACCCCGGCGGTGACCCCGCCAAGGCGAAGGGCGGCGTCGGGCTCGTGCTCAACGAGGTGTCCTCGTCGGGCGGCGCCCAGTCGCTGATCGACGGCTCCGCCTGGGCCATCAAGGATGTGGATTCTGACTCCTACGATGCAGTGCAG GTTGAGCTGGGGTGCACCAAGGGGAAGCTGGACATCTCGTACGTGGTGACTTTGTATCCTCTGAGCATGGCGACGGCGGTGATCGTCCGGAACACGGGCACCAAGCCGGTGGAGCTGACGAGCGCGGTGCTGAGCCACATCAAGTTCGACAAGCGGGGCGGCACGGCCGTGGAGGGCCTCCGGGGCTGCCCCTACTGCTcccacccgccgccggccgccggcttcAGCCTCCTCTCCCCGACCGAGGCCATGAAGCGGGAGGACCCCGGCTGGTtctctggcggcggcgaggagccccGGCAGGGAGTCTGGATCGTCGAGGAGGACCAATACACCGTTCTCAAGAAGAAGGTGAGCCGGGtgtacgccgcgccgccggaggagaggaagaagcgCATCTACAGCACCGCGCCCTCCAAGTTCACCACCATCGATCAG TATAGCGGCCTGGGGTTCAGGTTGGTGAGGATGGGGTTCGAGGACATGTACCTGAGCAGCCCGGGAGGCATGTACGACAAGTTCGGCTCGGACTACTTCCTGTGCACGGGGCCGGCGTCCATGCTGGTGCCCGTCGTCGTCAACCCCGGCGAGGAGTGGAGGGCGGCGCAGGTCATCGAGCACGACAACTTGTAA